In Candidatus Jidaibacter acanthamoeba, the genomic window TTTGCGCCCATTTCATAAGCTCTCTCTTCAATATTTTCCGCCATTTCTTTACCTCTTTCTTTAAGCTCGTTGTATTTGTTTCCGATATTTTCCGCGACCTCTTTGCCTTTTTCTTTATATTCATTGTATTTATCTTCAGCAGCAGCGCCGGCTTTTTTTGTTGTATCGGCTAGATCTTTTTTGAGGGATTGGTAGTCGTTCTTTAAGTTTTCAGTCTGTTTCATAAACTTATCTCCTATAATTTATTATTGTGTTTAAAACAATATTAGTTAGTAAAAATCGTTTAATGACCTAGATATCATTTGTAAAAATTTACATGATAGTTAGATACCTAGCACACAAATTTATCTTTTACAATTTTTTTTATCAGTTTTTATTATATATATTATAATTATTTAATATTCACTATTTGATCATAGTAGCATACTAGATAAACATAAGTCTCTTTTTTATC contains:
- a CDS encoding YqjD family protein, which encodes MKQTENLKNDYQSLKKDLADTTKKAGAAAEDKYNEYKEKGKEVAENIGNKYNELKERGKEMAENIEERAYEMGAKAKDMMNDAEDKLKKGVSCLEDQVRAHPMVSVTAAMLVGAMLAKLFSKK